ACTGCCGCCGCCGATATCGACAACTAAACGTTGTGCAGAACCACCAGTGGTATGTGCCACACCTTGATAAATCAGGCGAGCTTCTTCTTCCCCGCTGATCACCTGCACTGGGCGGCCAAGGATTTCTTCTGCTTGGGTGATGAACTGCTGCGCATTTTTTGCAATACGCAGCGTCGCAGTTGCTACCACCCTGATTTGTTCACGCGGAATGTCCTGCAAACGCTCAGAGAACAAACGTAGGCATTGCCAACCACGCTGCATCGCTTCGTCAGAGAGCATATTCTCGCTGTCTAAACCTGCAGCTAAACGTACCTTGCGCTTAATTCGGGCGAGTACCTGAATACTCCCCGCCACCTCACGCACAACCAGCATATGAAAGCTGTTAGAACCAAGATCAATAGCGGCATACAATGAGGCGGAGCTGCGCATAAATAATTAACTCGTACGTTTACGGCTTTGACGCATCGAACCGTTGTTACGGCGCGGGCCTGAACTACGGCGTTGGCCGTTGTTACTCCGAGGGCGAGTTAATCGCTTCGGTGCAGGTAAATCTGTCAGCAACGCATCGCTGTTATACTTACTTACCGGAATTGAATGTTCAATATAGGTTTCAATTGCCGGTAAATTTAATACGTATTCTTCACACGCCAGCGTGATGGAATAACCGCTTTCCCCAGCACGACCCGTACGACCAATACGGTGAACGTAGTCTTCACAGTCATCAGGTAAGTCGTAGTTAAAGACGTGTGTGACCAGTGGAATATGTAGTCCACGTGCAGCAACGTCGGTCGCAACCAGAATGTCTAGATTGCCTTTGGTGAAATCATCAAGAATACGCAGGCGTTTTTTCTGCGCTACATCACCGGTTAGCAAACCAACGCGATGTCCGTCTGCGGCTAAGTGGCCCCAGATGTCTTCACAGCGGTGTTTGGTATTGGCGAAAATAATGCAGCGATCTGGCCACTCTTCTTCTATCAGCGTTTGTAGCAAACGCATTTTTTCTTCATTAGAAGGATAGAACAGCTCTTCTTTAATACGGTGACCCGTTTTTTGTTCTGGCTCGACTTCAATATATTCGGCGTTGTTCATGTGCTCGAAAGCCAGTTCACGCACGCGGTATGACAGCGTGGCTGAGAACATCATATTGAGGCGCTGATTGGTCGCAGGCATGCGACGGAATAGCCAGCGGATATCTTTGATAAAGCCCAGATCAAACATACGATCGGCTTCATCAAGAACGACTACCTGAATACAGGCTAGGTCGATATGGCCCTGTTTCGCATAGTCGATAAGACGACCGGTAGTACCGATCAGGATATCAACACCGCTTTCGAGCACTTTAAGCTGTTTATCATAGCCGTCACCGCCGTAAGCCAAGCCTAATTTTAGACCGGTTTCATGCGCTAAAGCTTCAGCATCGGAGTGGATCTGAACGGCTAACTCACGTGTCGGAGCCATAATCAGCGCTCTTGGCTGATTGGTTTTACGGTTCTCTGCGGCAGGGTGAGTAAGTAAATAATGGAAAGTTGACGCTAAAAAAGCCAGCGTCTTACCGGTGCCTGTTTGCGCCTGACCTGCAACATCACGCCCATTCACTGTCAGGGGTAATGCGAGTGCCTGAATAGGCGTGCAGTTATGAAAACCTTTAGATTCAAGGGCTTTGACCACCGTAGGGTGCAGGGCGAAGTCGGCGAACTTCTGTTCAGTTAAGTGTGTTTTGCTCATAGTGTCGTAGAATAACAGTTAACGCTATGTTCACGAAAGACGTTCACGAAAGTATTGCTTTACGAACGCGTATCCGTTGAAATAAAGTCAACCCTTTATTGGAAGGTGATCGGTCTAGTAGGTTAAGATTATACCAATAAAGGCAGACTTAATCCTGTGGAGTAGAACATGAGCGATAAAATTGTTCACCTGAGTGACAATAGCTTTGATACCGATGTATTGAAAGCTGAAGGCCCGATTCTGGTTGATTTCTGGGCAGAATGGTGCGGTCCATGCAAGATGATTGCTCCGATTTTGGATGAAATCGCGACTGAATACGAAGGCAAGTTGACCATTGCTAAACTGAACATCGATGAAAACCCGGCTACGGCGCCGAAGTTTGGTATCCGCGGTATTCCAACCCTGTTGCTGTTTAAAAACGGTGCAGTGGCTGCAACCAAGGTCGGCGCTTTGTCTAAGACTCAATTGAAAGAGTTCTTGGACGCGAATCTGTAATCATCATAATGCGTTCTTTATGATGTTGTTTAGCGGTTAGTCGTTTTCTTGCGACTGACCGCTAGACGTCCGCGAATAAGCGTGTTAAGTTTAATCGCACTGCAATACAGTACATACCTGTAGTTTGAATCATAAAGTTAGAATCTAAGTTTTATTCTGTTTTGAGACCTCTGTGTTTTAACCCCATAGTGTGGCTTTTCCAAAGTATTGCGGCCATCACTGCAGGGGAGCAGCAAGCTAAAACATAGGTTTTAAACCGTACGGCACCTTCATATCATCAATGAGTACACGCGAATTGGATCTGCAATCTTTTCTCATGTGTGCGATTTATCCGCGCTGTAATCCACATCGGGTGTTATGAAAGTCCACAAACAGGCATGGATGACCCCTGTCATACCATTCACAATACGTTCGAGATATACCCCGAGTTTAAAGAACCCACCATTATGAATCTTACCGAATTAAAGAACACGCCGGTTTCAGAGCTAATCACTCTTGGCGAAAACATGGGCTTAGAGAATCTGGCCCGTATGCGTAAACAGGACATCATTTTTGCAATCCTGAAACAACATGCAAAAAGCGGCGAAGACATCTTCGGTGACGGGGTGCTAGAAATATTGCAGGACGGATTTGGTTTCCTCCGTTCTGGTGATAGTTCCTACCTTGCTGGCCCTGATGATATCTACGTTTCTCCAAGTCAAATCCGTCGCTTTAACCTTCGCACTGGCGATACTATTTCCGGTAAAATTCGTCCACCGAAAGAAGGTGAGCGCTATTTTGCCCTGTTGAAAGTTAACGAAGTTAACTACGACAAACCTGAAAACGCCCGCAGCAAAATCCTGTTCGAAAACCTTACACCTCTACATGCAAACTCTCGCCTTCGTATGGAACGCGGCAACGGTTCTACCGAGGATTTGACTGCGCGCGTATTGGATCTGGCATCTCCTATTGGCCGCGGCCAGCGTGGCCTCATCGTGGCACCGCCGAAAGCGGGTAAAACCATGCTGCTGCAAAACATCGCACAAAGCATCGCCTACAACCATCCAGATTGTACGTTGATGGTTCTGCTGATTGATGAGCGTCCAGAAGAAGTAACCGAAATGCAGCGTTTGGTTAAAGGTGAAGTTATTGCTTCTACCTTTGACGAACCAGCATCTCGCCACGTTCAGGTTGCTGAAATGGTTATCGAGAAGGCGAAACGCCTAGTTGAGCATAAGAAGGACGTGATCATCCTGCTTGACTCCATTACTCGTCTGGCTCGTGCTTATAACACCGTGGTTCCAGCATCAGGCAAAGTACTGACTGGTGGTGTGGATGCGAACGCTCTGCACCGTCCAAAACGTTTCTTCGGTGCTGCACGTAACGTAGAAGAGGGCGGTAGCCTGACCATTATCGCCACCGCGCTGGTAGATACCGGTTCTAAAATGGATGAAGTTATCTATGAAGAATTTAAAGGTACCGGCAACATGGAACTGCACCTTTCTCGCAAAATTGCAGAAAAACGCGTATTCCCAGCGATCGACTACAATCGCTCTGGTACGCGTAAAGAAGAGCTTCTGACCACATCAGAAGAGCTGCAGAAAATGTGGATCCTACGCAAGATTATTCACCCAATGGGCGAAATTGATGCGATGGAGTTCCTCATCAATAAACTTGCGATGACGAAAACGAACGACGATTTCTTCGATATGATGAAGCGCTCTTAATTTTCAGAAAACTCGGGGAAACGCCATGTTAGAGATAACATGGCGTTTTTCTCATTTAGCGGATACGCTTGTTCACTAAAATAGGTGTTAGTACACTAAGCGCCGCGATGATGGCGTCTATTCTTCTTAATGCTTGATTGCATCACGTTAGGTCTGCAATTCAAGTGTTATCGCATGGGAATTGCATGTGTGACGGTGTACTATCCATCGATACCAAATTTTATGGCATTGTTTAGCAAACTAATTCTTTTGTTAGCAATAAACACAGAGAGCAGTTAACCGTGAATTTACTCGATATGAGTATGAGCCTTTTCCTTATTTTCCTATTTTCATTTGCGTTCTTGTTTTTTGCTCGAAAAGTCGCAAAAAAAGTAGGATTAGTTGATAAGCCTAACTATCGCAAACGCCATCAGGGGTTAATTCCTTTGGTCGGTGGTATTTCTGTTTATGCGGGCATCTGTTTTACTTTCCTCTTTTTTCAGCCTTACATACCCCACGCTAAACTCTATCTAATTTGCGCCGGTATTTTGGTGTTTGTAGGGGCTTTGGATGATCGCTTCGATATCAGCGTGAAATTCCGAGCCACGGTTCAAGCGCTGATTGCTGTGGCAATGATGGTGTATGGCGGGTTGTATCTCATGACGCTCGGCCATGTGCTAGGCCCTTGGGAATTAAACCTTGGGCCGTTTGGTTATGTTGTTACGCTGTTTGCTGTATGGGCTGCGATCAATGCATTTAATATGGTTGATGGGATTGACGGTTTGCTGGGGGGCTTATCCTGCGTGACCTTTGGCGCGATGGGGATTTTGCTTTTTCAGGATCATCAAGGCGATCTGGCTCTGTGGTGTTTTGCCATTATTGCGGCGATTTTGCCTTATATCGTGTTAAACCTCGGTATTTTAGGGCGTCGGTATAAAGTTTTCATGGGTGATGCAGGTAGCACCTTAATAGGCTTTACGGTGATTTGGATCCTGCTGCAAAGCACACAAGGTAAATCGCATCCGATGAACCCAGTGACTGCGCTGTGGATGATTGCGATCCCGCTGATGGATATGATTGCCATCATGTATCGTCGACTTCGCAAAGGCATGAGTCCCTTCTCTCCAGATCGACAGCATATCCACCACTTAATTATGCGTGCCGGTTTTACTTCTCGTCAGGCTTTCGTACTTATTACCGCTGCTGCTGCACTTTTAGCTGCCATTGGTGTTTGGGGAGAAAGACTACCGTTTATGCCTGAATGGGGAATGTTGGCATTATTCTTGCTTGCATTTTTCATGTACGGGTATTGTATTAAACGCGCGTGGCGTGTTGCTCGTTATATAAAGCGTATGAAGCGACGACTCCGTAACGCAGCACAGCGCAAAAAAGCTTAACCTGATGTAGTGATGGGTATTGAAACAATGTTGAATCAGAACGAAATGCTCGTTGAAAACGAGTTAGATATTCGCGGATTATGCCGCACCCTTTGGCAGGGCAAGACGTGGATTATTGGTATGGCCGCGGCCTTTGCTATCGTAGCAATACTGGTTTCGTTCCTGATGAAGCAAGAGTGGAGCGCAACCGCGATTACCGATCGACCGACGGTAAACATGCTGGGTGGCTATTACTCTCAGCAGCAGTTTTTGCGTAATCTCGATCAGCGAATTGGTGCTAGTGCCGCGCAAGAGCCGACTATTGCAGATGAAGCCTACAATGAATTCATCATGCAACTTGCAGCATACGATACACGTCGTGATTTCTGGCTCCAGACTAAGTATTACCAAGAGCGTAAAGAGGGTGATGCCAAAGCTGATGCCGCGCTACTGGATGAACTGGTCAATAACATCATTTTCCAACCACGTGATGATGCGAAGAAAACCAATGACAGCGTTAAGTTAATTGCTGAAACCGCAGCCGATGCCAATCAACTGCTGCGTCAGTACGTTGCTTTTGCCAGCCAGCAAGCGGCTGGCCACTTGAATGAAGAGATTCAAGGCGCGTGGGCCGCTCGTACTATTTCACTCAAAGCTCAGGTTAAACGTCAGGAAGAAGTCGCTTCTGCAATTTACCAACGCGAAGTGAAAGGGCTGGAACAAGGCTTGAAAATTGCTCAACAGCAAGGGATCAGCAGTTCACGCACCGATACTCCTGCAGAGCAGCTTCCAGCGGCAGATTTGTTCATGCTGGGGCGTCCAATGTTGCAGGCTCGATTAGAAGCATTACAGGCCTCAGGGCCAAGCTATGATCTCGACTATGATCAAAATCGTGCCATGCTAAACACCTTAAACGTCGGTCCAACGCTGGATGGAAAATTCCAAACCTATCGCTATCTGCGTACTCCAGAAGAGCCTGTTAAACGCGATAGCCCTCGCCGTGGGTTTATGTTGGTGATGTGGGGAGCGATTGGCGCTTTAATTGGTGCAGGTGTTGCCTTGGTAAGGCGAACCCGTCCGTAAGTTATCTGAATTCATCCTATTGGGCACCGAAAGGTGCCCAAACTACGGCTAATGGTCGTAATTTACTGATAAAAAGAGATCTACAGTGAAAGTATTGACTGTATTTGGAACCCGTCCTGAAGCCATTAAAATGGCACCACTGGTTCATGCTTTGGCAAAGGATAATGCCTTTGAAGCGAAAGTGTGCGTAACTGCTCAGCATCGTGAGATGCTGGATCAAGTATTACATCTATTTAGTATCGTGCCTGATTATGACCTCAATATTATGAAGCCAGGTCAGGGGTTAAGTGAAATAACCTGTCGTATTCTTGAAGGTTTGAAGCCGGTATTAGAAGAATTTAAGCCTGACATCGTATTAGTGCATGGTGATACGACGACGACGATGGCTGCAAGCCTAGCCGCCTTTTACCAGCGTATCCCCGTTGGTCACGTTGAGGCGGGCTTGCGCACCGGAAATCTCTATTCACCGTGGCCGGAAGAGGCTAACCGTACTCTGACAGGTCATATGGCCATGTTCCACTTTGCGCCAACGGAAACCTCCAAACAGAACCTGATTAGAGAAGCTATCTCCGATAAAAATATCTTTGTAACGGGTAATACCGTTATTGATGCTTTGATTTGGGTACGCGACCGTGTGTTCAGTGATGATGCGCTTAGAGAAAGCCTCGACCAGCGTTATCCTTTCTTGGATAAAAACAAGAAGATGATTCTTGTTACCGGGCATCGTCGAGAAAGCTTTGGTGGCGGTTTTGAACGTATTTGCAGTGCATTAGCCGAGATCGCTCGCACGCATCCTGATGTGCAAGTTGTTTATCCAGTGCACTTAAACCCGAACGTAAGCGAGCCCGTTAATCGTATTCTACGTGGGATTGATAACGTGATTCTTATCGATCCCCAAGACTATTTGCCTTTTGTCTACCTCATGAATCACGCCTATATGATCCTGACAGACTCTGGTGGTATTCAGGAAGAGGCACCATCACTGGGTAAACCCGTGTTGGTGATGCGAGATACGACCGAACGTCCAGAAGCTGTGGACGCAGGTACTGTGCGCCTCGTCGGGACAGATACCCAAGATATATTAGAACAAGTAAGCCGGCTTCTCACGGATGATGAGGAATATCATGCGATGAGCCGTGCACATAACCCGTATGGCGATGGACACGCCTGTCAGCGCATCCTTGAAGCCCTAAAAAATCATCAGGTGACGTTATGAGTTTTGAAACTATCTCTGTTATTGGCTTGGGATACATTGGTTTACCAACAGCCGCCGCATTTTCCTCACGTCAGAAGAAAGTGATTGGCGTAGATGTGAACCAGCACGCCGTCGATACTATTAATCGCGGTGCTATCCACATTGTGGAGCCGGACTTGGACAAGGTCGTTAAACAGGCCGTTGAGGGTGGCTTCCTACGTGCGGTAACCAAACCCGAAGCTGCCGATGCTTTCCTGATCGCGGTACCTACGCCATTTAAAGGCGATCATGAACCCGATATGGTTTATGTGGAGTCTGCGGCAAAATCTATTGCACCGGTGTTGAAAAAAGGCGACTTGGTTATCCTTGAGTCTACTTCACCCGTCGGTGCCACTGAGCAAATGGTTGCTTGGCTGGCTGAGTCTCGCCCAGATTTAACCTTCCCACATCAAGCTGGGGAAGCGGCAGATGTAAATATCGCCTACTGTCCTGAGCGTGTATTGCCGGGAAAAGTGATGGTTGAGCTTATCCAAAATGACCGTGTGATTGGTGGAATGACGCCAAAATGTTCCGCGCGGGCCAGCGAGCTTTATAAGATATTCCTCGAAGGTGAATGCGTAGTAACGAACTCACGCACCGCTGAAATGTGCAAGTTAACGGAAAATAGCTTCCGTGATGTGAATATTGCCTTCGCTAATGAGCTGTCGTTGATTTGTGATACTCAGGGTATCAATGTTTGGGATTTAATTGCCCTTGCCAACCGTCATCCTCGCGTCAATATTTTGCAGCCAGGCCCAGGCGTTGGTGGACACTGCATCGCGGTTGACCCTTGGTTTATCGTTTCTCAGAATCCACAACAGGCACGTTTAATTCATACCGCACGTTTGGTTAATGACGGTAAACCTCTGTGGGTGGTTGACCGCGTTAAGGCTACCGTTGCTGATTGCTTAGCTCAAACTGGCAAACGTGCCGCTGAAGTCAAAATTGCCTGCTTTGGATTGGCCTTTAAGCCTGACATTGACGATTTACGCGAAAGCCCTGCGATGGAAATTGCACATATGATTTCCGAATGGCACGTGGGTAAAACGCTGGTTGTTGAGCCAAATATTGAGCAGTTGCCGAAGAAACTGATTGGTCATGCCGAGCTGGCTGCTATTGATGATGCTCTGCGTGACGCGGATGTCATCGTGATGTTGGTCGATCACAAACAGTTTAAAGCCATTCCTGCTGAGCAAGTTGCTCAGGACTACATCGTTGACACCAAAGGGGTATGGAAGTGAAGCGCATTCTTGTAACCGGCGGCGCTGGATTCATTGGTTCCGCCGTTGTACGACATATTATTGCAGACACAAATAACAGTGTCGTGGTGGTTGATAAGCTGACCTATGCCGGCAATTTGGAATCGCTCACGCCTGTAGCTGATAACGAGCGCTATGCGTTTGAACAGGTTGATATTTGTAACCGCAGCGAATTGGATCGCGTTTTTGCGCAGTATCAGCCCGACTATGTCATGCATCTGGCCGCTGAAAGCCACGTCGATCGTTCTATTGACGGCCCTGCCGATTTTATCGAAACCAACATCGTCGGTACTTATACGATGTTAGAAGCCGCTCGTCAGTACTGGAATGGGCTTGATGCATCGCGTAAAGAAGCATTTCGTTTCCACCATATTTCAACCGACGAAGTATATGGCGATCTGCATGGCACCGATGATTTCTTCACTGAAACCACGCCATATGCACCAAGTAGCCCATATTCGGCTTCCAAGGCATCCAGCGATCACTTGGTACGCGCTTGGTTACGGACCTATGGTTTCCCGACTATCGTGACCAACTGCTCGAACAACTATGGTCCGTATCATTTCCCTGAGAAGCTAATTCCATTGATTATCCTCAACGCATTAGCGGGCAAGCCATTACCCGTTTATGGCAATGGAGCCCAGATCCGTGATTGGCTTTATGTTGAAGATCATGCACGTGCGTTGTATCGGGTGGTTACCGAAGGTGCTATTGGCGAAACATATAACATCGGTGGTCATAACGAACGCAAAAATATCGACGTTGTGAAAACCGTTTGTACTCTTCTGGAGGAGCTTGTTCCTAATAAACCAGAAGGCGTTGAGCACTATGCTGATTTAATTACCTATGTGACCGATCGCCCTGGGCACGATATGCGCTATGCCATTGATGCAGCCAAAATTGAGCGTGAGCTTGGTTGGCGACCTCAAGAAACCTTCGAAAGCGGCATCCGCAAAACGGTTCAATGGTATCTGGCCAATGAGTCGTGGTGGAAGCGCGTGCAGGATGGATCTTACGCCGGTGAGCGCTTGGGTCTGCAATAATTTTTTCTTAAGAAAATTGAAAGGCAAATACTTAATGGGTCGATTGCATGTGCATCCACGCTAGTATTGAACCCTTGGCGTGGGAGAGTGAATATTTTCATCTCCGTACCGCCAAGTTAGCTTTTTCTACGGCGGCTCCATTATTAACAACGGCTGATTTTCAGCCGTTTGATATTGTGCAGGCCAAAATTCCCGCCAACCAAGTTGCGTTGGCGGATGACTTAGCGAACCTAGGTTTTCGTTTGGTTGAGGGAGAGATTGATCTTTCTCTTTCGATAAAAGAAGACCAACTTGGCACGGAACCTGCTAATTCACAGACGATGGCTGTTTCTAGCCGCATTGCCTCGGCTGAGGAGATACCTTGGCTACGAACTCAGGCCGCTCAGGCTTTCGCGCTCAGCCGCTTCCGCGCGCCTTGGTATCAAACAGGCGACAGCGCGCGTTTTTACGCCGAGTGGGTGGAAAAAGCCGTGCTGGGCACCTTTGACCACCAATGTCTGTTAGTTCTGAATGCACAGATGAAACCCGCAGGTTTTGTCACCTTGCGAGCTCTTGATAATGGTGAGGCCAGAATTGGTCTACTGGCGGTTGCGCCAGAGTCTACCGGTCTGGGCGTCGGCAAGCAGTTAATGCTATTGGCACAAAATTGGTGTCGGGATAAAAGCCTATCGCGCCTGCATGTCGCAACGCAAATTGGCAATATTCCGGCTTTACGGCTTTATATCCGCAGCGGTGCCGTGATTGAAAGCACGGCCTACTGGCTATACAGGTGAACACATGATTCCATTTAATGCTCCTCCAGTGGTAGGGACCGAACTTGAGTATATGCAGGCTGCGATGAGCAGCGGCAAGCTGTGCGGTGACGGTGGTTTTACCCGTCGTTGCCAGCAGTGGATGGAACAACGCTTTGGCAGCGCTAAAGTGTTGCTGACGCCTTCGTGCACTGCCTCTTTGGAAATGGCTGCGCTACTGCTGGATATTCAGCCTGGCGACGAAGTCATCATGCCGAGTTTTACCTTTGTTTCCACGGCTAATGCGTTTGTGCTGCGTGGCGCGAAGGTCGTATTTGTCGATCTGCGTCCAGATACGATGAATATCGATGAAAGCAAAATTGAAGCTGCTATCACGGATAAAACTCGCGCGATTGTGCCGGTTCACTACGCGGGCGTGGCCTGTGAAATGGACACCATTATGGCGTTGGCAAAAAAATATAACCTGTTTGTGGTGGAAGATGCCGCTCAGGGCGTGATGTCGACTTACAAGGGCAAAGCGTTGGGCTCCATTGGCCATATTGGTTGCTTTAGCTTCCATGAGACCAAAAATTACACCGCCGGTGGTGAAGGCGGCGCAACGCTGATTAACGATCCGGCGCTGATTGAGCGTGCGGAGATTATTCGTGAAAAAGGCACCAATCGTAGCCAGTTCTTCCGTGGCCTCGTCGATAAATATACCTGGCGTGATATTGGCTCTAGCTATTTGATGTCTGACCTTCAGGCCGCTTATTTATGGGCTCAGTTGGAAGCCGCTGAGAAGATCAATCAGCGCCGTTTGCAGCTTTGGCAGAATTATTATGATGCGTTTTTACCGTTAGCTAAAAAGGGCAAAGTTGAGCTGCCATCCGTACCTGATGATTGCCAGCAAAATGCGCACATGTTCTACCTTAAACTGAATGATATTGAGCAGCGCTCGGCGTTTATCAGCTATCTGAAAGAAGCCGAAATCATGTCGGTATTCCACTATATTCCGCTGCATGAATGCCCAGCAGGTGAGCGTTTTGGTCATTTTGCTGGTGAGAATAACTTCACCACCAAAGAGAGCGAGCGTTTAGCCCGTCTGCCGCTGTTCTATAATATGTCTGACGTTAACCAACGTACGGTAATCAATACGATCCTGAGTTTCTTCGGCTGATGTCATTAGCAAAAGCATCTCTTTGGACGGCAGGCTCTACGCTGATAAAAATCGGGGTAGGGCTTTTGGTCGTAAAACTTCTAGCGGTCTCTTTTGGTCCGAGTGGCGTGGGGCAGGCCGGAAACTTTCGCCAGATGGTTACCGTTTTGGGTGTGTTATCTGGTGCGGGTATTTTTAACGGTATTACCAAATACGTCGCTGAATACCATCAGCAGCCGGATCGTTTAAAAGCGGTCGTTGGCACCTCATCTAGCATGATTTTAGGGTTCTCGACCCTGCTGGCGATAGTATTCCTGATAGCCGCTGAACCTATAAGCGTAGGGTTATTCGGGCACGCAGACTATCAACCAATAGTTCGCGCCGTGGCGTTTATCCAGATGGGGATTGCCTACGCCAACTTTTTTATGGCGGTACTAAAAGGCTTCCGTGACGCACGTGGCAACGCGCTATCGATTATCGGCGGTAGTTTGCTGGGCGTGGTGGCGTACTATCTCTGCTATGCGTTTGGTGGCTATCCTGGCGCATTAGCTGGGTTGGCGCTAGTTCCGGCCATAGTGGTGATCCCTGCGGCATTCATGCTGTTTAAACGCCAACATATACCGCTAAGTTATTTTCGTCTCGGTTGGGATAAAGCCATTGCGAGTCACCTAGGCAAATTCACCATCATGGCGCTCATCACGTCGGTGACGCTGCCGGTGGCCTATGTGATGATGCGAAATCTGCTGGCTCAGCACTATAGCTGGGATGAAGTGGGGATTTGGCAGGGCGTTAGCAGTATTTCAGATGCCTACCTGCAGTTTATCACGGCATCCTTTAGTGTTTATCTATTGCCTACGCTATCGCGTTTGGTGAGTAAGCATGAAATCAGCCGT
This is a stretch of genomic DNA from Hafnia alvei. It encodes these proteins:
- the wzxE gene encoding lipid III flippase WzxE, with product MSLAKASLWTAGSTLIKIGVGLLVVKLLAVSFGPSGVGQAGNFRQMVTVLGVLSGAGIFNGITKYVAEYHQQPDRLKAVVGTSSSMILGFSTLLAIVFLIAAEPISVGLFGHADYQPIVRAVAFIQMGIAYANFFMAVLKGFRDARGNALSIIGGSLLGVVAYYLCYAFGGYPGALAGLALVPAIVVIPAAFMLFKRQHIPLSYFRLGWDKAIASHLGKFTIMALITSVTLPVAYVMMRNLLAQHYSWDEVGIWQGVSSISDAYLQFITASFSVYLLPTLSRLVSKHEISREITRSLMFVLPAVAVASFTVWLLRDFAIWLLFSNKFTAMRDLFAWQLVGDVLKVGSYVFGYLVIAKASLRFYVMTEVSQFILLTGFSHWLIPQHGALGAAQAYMATYIVYFLLCTSVFLIYRRRA
- the rffA gene encoding dTDP-4-amino-4,6-dideoxygalactose transaminase codes for the protein MIPFNAPPVVGTELEYMQAAMSSGKLCGDGGFTRRCQQWMEQRFGSAKVLLTPSCTASLEMAALLLDIQPGDEVIMPSFTFVSTANAFVLRGAKVVFVDLRPDTMNIDESKIEAAITDKTRAIVPVHYAGVACEMDTIMALAKKYNLFVVEDAAQGVMSTYKGKALGSIGHIGCFSFHETKNYTAGGEGGATLINDPALIERAEIIREKGTNRSQFFRGLVDKYTWRDIGSSYLMSDLQAAYLWAQLEAAEKINQRRLQLWQNYYDAFLPLAKKGKVELPSVPDDCQQNAHMFYLKLNDIEQRSAFISYLKEAEIMSVFHYIPLHECPAGERFGHFAGENNFTTKESERLARLPLFYNMSDVNQRTVINTILSFFG
- the rffC gene encoding dTDP-4-amino-4,6-dideoxy-D-galactose acyltransferase — protein: MCIHASIEPLAWESEYFHLRTAKLAFSTAAPLLTTADFQPFDIVQAKIPANQVALADDLANLGFRLVEGEIDLSLSIKEDQLGTEPANSQTMAVSSRIASAEEIPWLRTQAAQAFALSRFRAPWYQTGDSARFYAEWVEKAVLGTFDHQCLLVLNAQMKPAGFVTLRALDNGEARIGLLAVAPESTGLGVGKQLMLLAQNWCRDKSLSRLHVATQIGNIPALRLYIRSGAVIESTAYWLYR
- the rffG gene encoding dTDP-glucose 4,6-dehydratase; this encodes MEVKRILVTGGAGFIGSAVVRHIIADTNNSVVVVDKLTYAGNLESLTPVADNERYAFEQVDICNRSELDRVFAQYQPDYVMHLAAESHVDRSIDGPADFIETNIVGTYTMLEAARQYWNGLDASRKEAFRFHHISTDEVYGDLHGTDDFFTETTPYAPSSPYSASKASSDHLVRAWLRTYGFPTIVTNCSNNYGPYHFPEKLIPLIILNALAGKPLPVYGNGAQIRDWLYVEDHARALYRVVTEGAIGETYNIGGHNERKNIDVVKTVCTLLEELVPNKPEGVEHYADLITYVTDRPGHDMRYAIDAAKIERELGWRPQETFESGIRKTVQWYLANESWWKRVQDGSYAGERLGLQ